DNA from Dioscorea cayenensis subsp. rotundata cultivar TDr96_F1 chromosome 26, TDr96_F1_v2_PseudoChromosome.rev07_lg8_w22 25.fasta, whole genome shotgun sequence:
tatttaacaaaaaaaaattataaaaataatttacttaTCTAATCTTTTGGCTggacaaaataatacaaaagataaagATTTATATAACCAAATTCAAATAATCGGGACTATCTAGATGTGAAAATTGAACTGGATTTAGATAATTAGGACTATCAATATGTAAAAATtgaaacatgttttttttttttcttttattaataccACACAAAACAAACCGTCcacattttaaatttaaaaaaagtttttttaatgtatattaacaacattaaaaaaaaagaggttgtttggtactatttattttatattataataacaacgtggtaaaatcattttaaatttatataaattttttacatCCGGATTCCAATAGTGTCcaatactgtttatattcataataaaagTGATTGTcacttattattaaaaaaaattatataaattttttattatatcttttaattatatattggaAGAAAATTAAACTCTAAAAATCCTGTTTGAGGATCAAATGCGCTAATCGCTCAATTATTACTGTGGTAATAATTGATAAGAATTCAAACATCATCTTCGGTTGAAAGAGAAGAATACAATAACAATTAAGACTCTTAATTGTAAAAGTGGTAACTTAGATGCACGTGATTACGTATAACTTTATACAACAATATTGGAATGGAAGTCACAATTGAAAGCTGCTGGAAAAGAGAAGTCtacaaaaagaattaaaaattttgaagaaataaaaacaactccGAATTTCCAAATTGAGTTCATCCAAGTTTCCACCAATAAAACACAAATGAATTCAATCAGAATGACATTGTTCAGTCATGTCAGCAAACCACCAACTTGCCCAAATATGAGAAAGATCCAAACATAAGTTTCAATGCAACCAATGATATATAGTTCCACCACATGCTCACAGAgttttaaagataataaaactatatatcACTGTGTCAAGGACTTAAAAAAGTTGTATtattaaaaagagagaaaaatcacAATTGGCAAGCATAACATGAAAACCAACCTTCAAATCCCCTTATGTTGCTATGAACTCTCTCAGTAACATTACAAATCAGTTGGTAATTTACAAATGAAGATTTTATTAGTTTCTAAAACGGATTAGTGCATTTatgattcaaattttgaaatgatcctaaattttatttgtaaaactgAAATGGACGGagtaatccgttgctaataggTTATTAAATAGCAACAGAACTATTCCGCTactaaattattgtttttaattcaatAGTTTCTTGTAGTGTAAAAATCACAATTATATAAACCAAATatctttaagggaaaattactgtttacccctcgataatttcaaaacttcccaaacagcccctgtgagttttgcatacctcagacaacccttcctttattgtttcacttcctttttaccccctgcattatgaaattccatcattgcccttaaacctttttgcatacatttttttcattcttttttgcattcctttttgtatgtactcatttcttaaacagagagctcatttttttaaagcagagagttcatttcttaaacgagagttcatttcttaaacgaaaccctcatttcttaaacaaaaaaactcatttcttaaagcgaaaccctcatttcttaaacaaaaaaactcatttcttaagcagaaaaactcatttttttaaagcgtaaaacctcatttttttaaacataaaactcatttttttaaacaaaaaaacattgatatttaaacagaaaaaccaatatttacgtggCAAATTAATCCTGcatataaaaccaattaatcttggccactcatacatatttaaatagaaacaacgatatttaagcactttttaaagcgtaagcgcaatatattaaagcgaaacatcgatagttaaacaaagacaaacaagcgtataagcagagaactcatttcttaagcagagagcttatttttttaaacaaagacctcatttttttaaagcgaaacctcattgagtagggacattgagtatctcatcgtcgtcgatctcgcgcgaacgctgAGTCTCGAGCTCCAGatctggcgagcgatctcgaaggtgacatgctcgtgtggggtcttaaaggagaaatctttatcggcgttggcgatccggttggcgacgttcctcggcggtcggagtggtgaggtcttcggtggcgacgtcggataagacaGGGTCGAACTTGAatcggaaccattctcgatcgcggagaccgcaacatggatagcaatagggttagggttagggatcattccggggtttggatccatggtgcctaagtcggtgacgggaacggagggaggaagtggagccgatgagggttcgatctcgccgtcttcgtcttcgtcttcatcgtcttccctgtcgtcgacctcatctctttcatcttcttcgtcgtcgaccctcggggaagaccgcgatgctcctcgtcgtcgagcgaaggcatcgaaaggttgcactcagtacgtatttaaatagaaacaacgatatttaagcactttttttaaacataaacgcaatatattaaagcgaaaacatcgatagttaaacaaagacaaacaagcgtataaagcagagaactcatttcttaaacggagagcttatttttttaaacgagacctcgttgagtagggacattgagtatctcatcgtcgggCCGATCTCGGCGAACGCTGAGTCTCGAGCTCCGAGAtccggcgagcgatctcgaaggtggcctcgctcgtgtggggtcttaaaggagaaatctttatcggcgttggcgatccggttggcgacgttcctcggcggtcggagtggtgaggtcttcggtggcgacgctcggataagacgagtcgaacttgaacggaaccattctcgatcgcggagaccgcaacatggatagcaatagggttagggttaggaatcattccggggtttggatccatggtgcctaagtcggtgacaggaacggagggaggaagtgGCGCCGATGAgcgttcgatctcgccgtcttcgtcttcgtctccatcgtcttccctgtcgtcgacctcatctctttcatcttcttcgtcgtcgacctcggggaagaccgcatgctccctcgtcgtcgagcgaaggcatcgaaaggttgcgaCCTTTTTTCCGTGAacttgaaatcccatttttttcatgcaacgtgatcGTGATTGTGAGTCGCGTGCTTTGTCTCACCGGCCCCAAACTACTGATAAAGcagattttgggggtgataaatacaccacaaaaaactcatttcttaaacagagacctcatttttttaaacaaaaagctcatttttttaaacgaaaaactcatttttttaaagcagagacctcatttttttaaacgaaacctcatttcttaaagcagaaaaCTCATTCCTTAAAcggaaaactcaatttttttaaacaaaaaaactcatttttttaaatagaaaactcatttttttaaacagaaactcatttttttaaagagaacCCTCAtactctcatatttttaaatagaagcttcaGTTTTCAAATAGAAAGCTCATTGCActcaagggcattatagtcaaacccctgtcacacttgccacaacttcccacgcaagggacaatttcagtccaaaaaaaattccaaattaactctataaatcactattagatgtttggggggtttaaaaaatcattgtattcaaaaggaaggggtttttgaggagtgcaaaactaacggggtatttttggcaatattgcaaacttaaaaggtgtttttgacaatttccaCTATCTTTAAAGGTATTTATTGGCATAAAGAAATTTAATTGGTCAATGAATTTGAAGGTTAATCTCTAATGGAAACCATGAAATTAAATTGACTGTAACATCACATAACAAAGAAAGCTCTTATCAGAAATTTCACAAAAGAAGAGCAAATGTACTGGTTATGTCTTTAAAATAGCTCATCATCTTTAAGATAAGAATAACAATACTAGTAATTGCGAATTGAACAATAAAACAAGCTGCAAGTAAGTatcttaatttgatttaaaagcAAAGTTCAATTCTTTTTTCAACAATTTAATCCAACATAAAAGTTtagacaaacaaacaaacagagtttctaaaaaaaaacatatgtgcTTCAACTAGAGtttcatatattttcataaCAATATATTTGAAACCTAAAATCATTCACTAAATTACAAAGAGATTGATAATTTgactaaaaacataaatattatgcTCAAGAACAGCACTAAACAATAAAGCATACCTTCCCccgcaaaaaaacaaaaacaacctcCAATTGTGTTCTTAGAAGAGCAACAGTATAACAGTTATATTCAAGATTCAGCTATTACAATCCAAAATCACCCAATTAAAACTTCAAAAGACATAAAGCAATGCCACAAATTTCATTGAAACTAATAAGAGTACAAACAGAATACATTCATCAAGAACATTTTCCAAGCAATTGAAAATACAAATGGCATGCATATAGATTAGAACATCAAATGAGGAAGCTACATATTGATATTGTATGTTTATCCAAAATCAAACTGTATAACGACCATAAACGCTGAATACATTTGGGGGCAGTAGCATGAACTACAAATCAATCACATTATGGAATTTATATTGCCATGCTTAACGGTAATAACAGTAGCAATACGAAGAGAGTAATTGCCAAGCAGTggcttactttttttttattaaataaaaaaaaaatatatatttatattctttataaaattaataaaaaattctttttttttttttgcgatAACGATGTAATTATCGCAGTAGTAATATCGGGAATGTTATCTACTTGAGAATGTTGAGGTAATTTGATATGACTCTGTTTAATTAGGAATTCGTATTATTAGCAATTGTTTATTACAATGTTTAGTTAATCACTGTAAGCAActtgataaaatattaaaactcctGAGATATcgttaaacatataaataaaataaaattaaataaacataataaaatatactaATCTTGATCACACgcacatgtgtatatatatacataacacattatatgcatgtatatatatatatgtatagatatatgcacatttatattatatatagtctgatatgtatattttatgtatatatatataaaatatatatatacatacacatattaaaaatcaattagtaaaagaAAGGTAAATTGTTAAAACAATACTCTAAGATTACTACCACTCAATCATCCACTTGGtaatttaagataaatatatattttgatgataatgTGATTACTGAgtttattgataatattttattatcgataattttagattatcattaatattattgataCTATAGTCATGTGCGTGTTAATCTTTTTTAGATTATCGTATAATAGACtactcaaaatatttataattttttaaaggcTTAATCCATAGGCACCTGAGAAGAACTTCTAATTTTTTAGctacattttaaaatatttaattattaaaaaactacCTCTCTTATAACACTCTTCTTTTGCCTATTTTGATTATGATAAAAATTACTTTCTATATTAATCTCATGATTATTTCTATAATCAAAcgaattatcaaattttttaggTATACCCATCACTGATCTAAGTGATGCGACAATACTTAATTCTATAATAGACCTTGATAGCTACTATTTGGCATCCCTATTACCACTTATGATAATGATCAATTCTCAcattattatttcttaaatatCACTCGTATCTTCTATTTATCTAAATATCTTTTTTCAGTGGGATTCCATTTCCAGATGGCATTTGAGGTTTTAGATCATTATCATTTTGTTCACAAATTGCTCCTTTGTACATCTAAttgtaataaattttgtttgttttaattaagtgttgttcatctttttaaatatcaaaattatgataataattgaaaaaaaaaagaaaatgaaattcaGTTTTGTAATTCATGGTTTGAAGCTATTTAGGGACGTGCTTGAGACGAAAagattcaaattatttttattaattaattttaaaataaaaatcgtAAAAAGGGAAACTGTGGATCACGACAACAGTGATTGAACAGACCGTGCATTagcatgataataataataataaataataacaaagaaaGATTGTAAAAGTAATAGTTGACACGTTAAGTTGGAAGTCattgttgaatgatttatttgtattaagtAACAACTAGTTCAACATCGTGTCATGAATTCATAATTAATAGCCTTTCAACGAGTTTCTCGTgctaatgaaatatttataagtaaataatttttaaaaaattttatttgggaGATAATTGTAATGATAGCTTATTgaatattatatgtataaatatatattttcaaatattatgagaaagaaataatcataatctagtaaaaataaaatactgtataaaaaaatattataatggtCAAGGATCTAGGGGATTCTCTCTATGGCTGGTTTTTCCTTGGCTCTCCTTGATGTATTCACTTTTAATGGACTcatgttatattaatttttttgttatttgtttgtcttttttgttttgttttttaaatttatatttttgatttttttaaaaatattttagtttttaatgcgttcagtgatttatccatttgataaaaaaatttataatgaatttttatatttataaaataataaaattttatttatacatactAGATTAATTTTGAATACaatattattgataaaataattaaatatataaaattaattacaattaatagtaagaaaattcaaaacaatattaaaactctaatatattttgataatgtgagtagtttatttgtttgtttttttttttttttttttataattttacgtTTTTACATTAGCAAAACTTGATGTTATAGTATTGAAATTACCACCAACATAgtctaacaacaaaaaaataattctaattttcatatttcaagTTTCATATCTCTTTAaactttttatgatatttttaaaaattaaaaaataaaattcaacactataaaaaattagtccaagtaataaaactttaaaattactCTAATAAGTGATTCGAATTTGAATCTTTGTAAATGTAGAAAATTTGTGttgaaacattggattagttaAATACCTAAACTCTCTCCATAGGCTCTAACGCCATTGATGGTCAAaagattagaaaaatatatatatatatatatatatatatacaaaagttGTTATCATGGAGTTTTTACACAGAGAAGAGGACAAACATTGGAGTTATACCatgaatgataataaaaattatataaactttGTACATGATTCAaatgatacaaaaataaaagtcaTGATCATAAAAGTGCTCTATCACAAGATGGACccctggttttttttttggtgaccTTCACTTTTCCAAAGAATTCACTCGGTTGCTTGTGTTCCATGTCTAGCTGTCTGATTGTCTCTTTTGAAACAGTGGAACATTCTATCAAGTATCAAATGGTCAATGAAGCCTTAAAATGGAGGTTATATAATGTTTTTAGTTTCTCATATATAAGTAACATGCAAACAGTCAGATCAGTTAGCTACACTGATTGACCTTAAACATTGTTTCTATGTATGAATAGTCAACAAACTACTCATCTTGTCAGGCATGACACATGGACCACTTTTATGATATGTTTGGCAACAAGCTTTGGTCTTATAAGTTGACTTTCTATTGCCTTCTTactatgctattattattattattagtcatCAGAGTTGTGTTTGATTTGGTTACCATGTATCTGAAAATATGGTTCTTAATGACTACTAAAAGTTGGTAAATTTTTCACATCTTCAAGTTTGGTAGATTAGgctaatatatttgtttatgacTTAGTTATATCATACATGAACAATTATATAATAGGCTTTATGTTTATTTGACTGAATTTGgacttccatatatatatatatatatattttttatattaaaatattttttaacaaaataaataaaaataaataaatatatatatgtatatatattcgaTCACATTTATATAATCTTTCACAGctgtataaataaattaatcatcACTGAACAATATTAGAACTAGTAATAATATattcaatataaatattaaataaatacagtaaatttaataaaaaaaatattttatatatatctaacaaaatattgaataatttttttttaataatataaataaattatcataCACATTTTTATTATCACGTCTCAATCATGCATCAGAAGAAAAATCTCGACCCCTAAGAACGAGAGTCAATTTCATATACAATACAGTGATTGacaaacatttacaaaaacTACACCGGAATCAAAATATGAATACTCAAAGACGGAGGAGTCCACCTGCGTGTGGCTGAGCTGGCAtccaatcaaaacaacaaacaagtAACAAACGCGCATACTCTCGCGCTCACGCTGTGCCACGCATACTTCATACTCGCTCGCGCGCGCGGGAGCGGGCGCGGGCGCGCGGAAACTAACAGCCTGATTCCAAATCTAAATTGATTCCAAAACCATTCAGGGCACACCAATCCAAAGTTCTAAACCAAACCAATCCAATCCAATCACCGTCCAGTCCACTCAGTCACAAAACCCCCCACGTTTTGCTCCCCTTCCTCAACCGCGTTATCCGCGGTTCTTAGACTACCAGTCATTCTCTCCTCTCTCCTTCCTTCTTCTCCCTCCTCCCTCGAACCTTCTCATTCTCCGCGTTCACACGTTCCTCTCCtccaaaacatatatataaattccatCCTCCAATTCTCTTTCGTTCACATTGACTCTTACCaactcttttcctttgcttttcAACCAAGCTTTCTATCAAAACTTATGAAAAACCCCATCaccaccgccgccgccgccaccaccGCCACCACCGTCGCCGCCGCCGACGACGATTTCTCCTTCTATTACTCTTACTTTCAGGACGCTATTGCCTCTTTCCCTGCTTCTCCCCCTTCCGACATGCCCAAGAAGAAGCTTGACTCTGCTAATCCTTCCAAGAAGCGTTCCATCGCTAACATCCTCACTTCTCTTGCCGCTCTTGATGATCAGGATGCTTCTGAGCGTCGCCATGCTGATGATGCTTCTCTTCATGATCTCTCGCTTCTCCAGGCTAATCATCAGTCTCGTCTCAACGCTACTCTTGATTATTTTGACCGTGTTGAGGAGCATTTTGATGAGGCCGAGCAATCGGACACTCTTCGTAGTAAGCGCGCTCGTCTTGCTGCTTCTGCTGCTGCTGCCACGGTTGCTGATGGCGCTGCCTCTGGTGCTCAGCCGCAGCACCATCAGCGAAGGCTTTGGGTCAAGGACCGGTCGACGGCGTGGTGGGATCGCTGTAATCACCCTGATTTCCCCGAGGCTGAGTTCCGTCGTGCGTTTCGGATGTCTAGGGCTACGTTTGATATGATCTGTGATGAGCTTGGGTCTGCCGTTGCCAAAGAGGATACCATGCTTCGTGCTGCGATTCCTGTTCGTCAGCGCGTCGCTGTGTGCATCTGGCGGCTTGCTACCGGTGAGCCTCTCCGTCTCGTTTCCAAGAGGTTCGGGCTTGGGATATCCACTTGCCATAAGCTTGTTCTTGAGGTTTGCTTAGCTATCAAGACCGTTCTCATGCCTAAATTCCTCCAATGGCCTGATGAGCAGAGCTGCTCCTCCATCAAATCGAGATTTGAGAACATCTCTAGGATCCCCAATGTCGTGGGATCCATGTACACGACCCACATCCCCATCATCGCTCCAAAGGTCAGCGTCGCCGCCTATTTCAACCGTCGTCACACCGAACGCAACCAGAAGACCTCGTATTCGATCACTGTCCAGGGAGTCGTTGATCCTGATGGGGTGTTCACCGACGTGTGCATTGGGTGGCCTGGCTCGATGCCCGACGACAAGGTGCTCGAGAAATCGGCGTTGTTCCAGCGTGCCGAGTCCGGGATGCTGAAGAACGTCTGGGTCGTCGGCAGCTCTGGTTACCCACTGATGGACTGGGTGCTCGTCCCATACACACACCAGAACCTAACTTGGACGCAACACACATTCAATCAGAAGATCGGGGAGGTGCAGAGGGTGGGAAAGGAGGCCTTTGCGAGGCTGAAAGGCAGGTGGACGTGCTTGCAAAAGAGGACAGAAGTCAAGCTACAAGATTTACCTGTGGTGCTCGGAGCTTGCTGCGTCCTTCACAACATTTGCGAGATTCGGAAGGAGGAGATGGAGCCTGAACTCAAGTTTGAGCTGGTGGATGATGAGATGGTGCCTGAGAACAGTCTCCGATCGGTGA
Protein-coding regions in this window:
- the LOC120253095 gene encoding protein ALP1-like, whose protein sequence is MKNPITTAAAATTATTVAAADDDFSFYYSYFQDAIASFPASPPSDMPKKKLDSANPSKKRSIANILTSLAALDDQDASERRHADDASLHDLSLLQANHQSRLNATLDYFDRVEEHFDEAEQSDTLRSKRARLAASAAAATVADGAASGAQPQHHQRRLWVKDRSTAWWDRCNHPDFPEAEFRRAFRMSRATFDMICDELGSAVAKEDTMLRAAIPVRQRVAVCIWRLATGEPLRLVSKRFGLGISTCHKLVLEVCLAIKTVLMPKFLQWPDEQSCSSIKSRFENISRIPNVVGSMYTTHIPIIAPKVSVAAYFNRRHTERNQKTSYSITVQGVVDPDGVFTDVCIGWPGSMPDDKVLEKSALFQRAESGMLKNVWVVGSSGYPLMDWVLVPYTHQNLTWTQHTFNQKIGEVQRVGKEAFARLKGRWTCLQKRTEVKLQDLPVVLGACCVLHNICEIRKEEMEPELKFELVDDEMVPENSLRSVSSMRARDNIAHNLLHRDFAGTNFL